A stretch of Oncorhynchus mykiss isolate Arlee chromosome 12, USDA_OmykA_1.1, whole genome shotgun sequence DNA encodes these proteins:
- the LOC110538098 gene encoding ATP synthase F(0) complex subunit C3, mitochondrial, translating to MYACAKFVTSPAVLRGGSRVLARPVSVFNRPEARSEQQTLLPVSEASLLTRGFQTSAISRDIDTAAKFIGAGAATVGVAGSGAGIGTVFGSLIIGYARNPSLKQQLFSYAILGFALSEAMGLFCLMVAFLILFAM from the exons CTGCGTGGGGGGTCCAGAGTCCTCGCCCGGCCAGTCTCAGTCTTCAACAGACCTGAAGCCAGAAGTGAGCAGCAG ACCCTGTTGCCTGTCAGTGAGGCTTCTCTTCTAACCCGGGGGTTCCAGACCAGCGCTATCTCCAGGGACATCGACACTGCCGCCAAGTTCATCGGTGCTGGAGCCGCCACAGTGGGTGTGGCGGGATCAGGGGCTGGAATTGGAACTGTGTTCGGTAGCTTGATCATCGGCTATGCCAG GAACCCCTCCCTGAAGCAGCAGCTCTTCTCGTACGCCATCCTGGGCTTTGCCCTGTCTGAGGCAATGGGGCTCTTCTGTCTCATGGTGGCGTTCCTCATCCTGTTCGCTATGTAA